The Planococcus halocryophilus nucleotide sequence ATTTACTCGAAACATGATGCACCTGAATCAATATGAAATGGCGGAAAAGTTAGGAATTACACGGGGGCTATTAAGTGTTATTGAAATAGGCATCCGGGGCGTATCAGAAAGAACTGAAAACAGATTCTTTGAAATGTTAAAAGAGGAACAACTAGGACTATTTGAATTAACGGAACTTTACAGCAGATTTAAAAAAATGAACAGGGGGCGTTGAAGTGTTAACTAATCCAACAAACAATAATAGAATCCTGAAGTTATTCAGACTTTCTAAACGATTGGTGAAAAGTGGTAACGGCAAAGAAGCTATTTCATATCTGGAACAAGCTGAAACATTAATCAGAAGTAGCGAAATATCTTTTTATGTAAGACGGGCTACAGGGAATCTCCATTTACAGAAATTTTCACATTATGGCAACAAGATGTATTTTAAACTATTTTGCCTGATACACGATTTGAAAAATAATATTCAAAACGGATTGGACAAAGAAGCATTAATTAAGATAGAGAAAATCATTTCTTCAGATATGTACGCTGACCACATTAAGAACCGAATCCGGTTATCAGATAGCAAAATGGAATTATCTCCGGGCTTCAGAAAACATACTAAGGAGACTGGAGAAGCACAACACGATTTAATTTATCTAAATCTGAAAGGACGGGCGGTATAAATGGCAACAGCAAAAGAAACAATTTTCCAGTTATTCGAGAAAGTAGATGTTCCTAATAATTTATCAGATAGGAATGTTGAAATCGCTAAATCATATGCAATGAATCAACTGTCTGACCGTATCAGCATGGTTGACTGGTGTAAGCAAAATGAACTTTCTACAAAAACCTTTTACGCATGGAAGAAGGATATTCGGGGATTTGAATCTTATGTGAATCAGCTTATAGATAATAGCGTTGATGATTCAGTTAAGGATGCATTACTAGCGATGGATAAGCACGTTGTTAAACTTGCCTATCAGACTAGCGTGACACCTGCTGAAGTGAAAATTTTTGGTGAGTATTTCGGGTATGCATTAGAAGCCCGTAAACGGCAATACCTGAAGGATAACGGCTTAGATGATTCCGGGGATAAAACTACACTATCACCAGAACAGCGTAAGAATAATTTATTAAAACGATTACAGGGGGATAAATAACTAATGAATGAATACGAAATTAATCAACTAATTGTAGAAGCGAATCAAAAGGTTATGCAGGAACGACTGGATGCACAACAGCAAACTAAGAACGATTTACTGGAAGGTACTAAACAACTTGCAGAACAGCGTGTGCAGGATTTAGCAGATTTGAAAGCTAAACAAGATGCACATAAAGAAGTTGCACCTGTACCAGAAGCTGAAGAACTGAAACAGCTACGGGCTAAAGCAGAAGCAGAAGATGGACAGAATGAATTACTGGCATTAAGAAAACGGTTCGCAACTAAGGAAGGGGAATAGGCTATGTTATTGATAGATACAGAAATTCGCAAAACAAGCATTA carries:
- a CDS encoding helix-turn-helix domain-containing protein, with product MKLTGNFLKFTRNMMHLNQYEMAEKLGITRGLLSVIEIGIRGVSERTENRFFEMLKEEQLGLFELTELYSRFKKMNRGR